The DNA window CTCAATGCAGAAACTCTGGACGGCTACAAAATGCTGATCACTTTTCGAGACGGCATGATCTGGCCCGATGGCTACGGTGCGGGGGGATCGCTACCACCAAACGTGAGCGAACCACCGGTGCCAGAGGTCGAGGCAACCGCTGTCGATTGGATCACCGAACCACAGGCACAGGCGGTCAAAGATTTTGTTGAAGGCGGCGGCGTTGCCCTGTTTTATCATAATTCCACCTACATCGCCAGAGGCAATGCGACCTTTCGTGCGGTGTTAGGGGCAGCAACCGAAGGGCATCCACCGGTTCGACCGTTCAAGGTTACACTTACTGATCCAGACCACCCCATCACCCAGGGTGCGACCGATTTCATTGTGACCGATGAGCAGCACTACATGACCTACGACGGAGATCCGGCACACGTTTTCATGCGGAGCATCAACGAAGATGGGTTGGGGTTCAACGAGCTTGGCGCAGCTTGCGAGGCGGGGTGGGCATACGACTACGGAAAGGGACGGATCTGCTATCTTGCGCCGGGCCATACTGTTGCTGCGCTATGGAATCCGGCATACGTGAAGATTCAGCAAAACGCCGTTCGATGGCTATTGAGGGAGATCTGAGCGATCTTTGTTGAGGGAGGTGATGTAGGTTGGGTTGAACAGGAACCGTGAAATCCAACACCCATAACTATGTTCTGACGTGCCAGTTCAATACAGCGATTGGGCTTACTGCTCCAAAGTATACTAGACAGAACTTACGCAAATTTGGCACACAGGGGTAGATTTTTGATTTTTAACCCCCTAAATCCCCCTTATCAGGGGGACTTATAAACTTGCTGCGTAAGTCCCGCTAGAGAACAAAACGTTCGTATCATAGACGACTACCGGCTGCATTCACGGTCCTCATGGATTAAGTTATCAATAAAATCTTCACGTTCTGCTTCGGTCATGGCATCCCAATCCAATCCGCGAGACTCACATAACTGTCGAATCTGTGATTTGGCATAATCCATGTGTTCCTCTCGATCGACTGCCGCACGCTCTGCA is part of the Candidatus Poribacteria bacterium genome and encodes:
- a CDS encoding ThuA domain-containing protein; the encoded protein is MLEKNTAFAVIGDRYHNSDYIRTALGKTLVRDLGLTIDFTDDVKLLNAETLDGYKMLITFRDGMIWPDGYGAGGSLPPNVSEPPVPEVEATAVDWITEPQAQAVKDFVEGGGVALFYHNSTYIARGNATFRAVLGAATEGHPPVRPFKVTLTDPDHPITQGATDFIVTDEQHYMTYDGDPAHVFMRSINEDGLGFNELGAACEAGWAYDYGKGRICYLAPGHTVAALWNPAYVKIQQNAVRWLLREI